A region of the Acidobacteriota bacterium genome:
CTACGTCGGGCTGATGACCGGTGAGCTTGTGGCTCTCAATCTGGCGGACGGCAGTAAGCGCTGGAGTTTCGACAGCGGCTCGCCGTTCGTTGCCTCTCCGGCGATCGCCCAGGGGCGCCTGGTCATCGGAACTGCCGACGGTCAACTCTACGCATTCGGGAAGAAGGAATAGACCCCACCCATGGCAAACCAGGAACCCGCCACATCCGTCGGGAAAGAAGCGAAGACCACCGAAGTCGGAAGTGTCTTCGTTTCGAACTACCCGCCGTATTCATTCTGGTCCGCGGAGGCCGACACGACGATCCAGGATGTCCTCGATCGTGCCCCCGCTCCCGATGCACAGTTGGGGCTGTACATCCATATCCCGTTCTGTCGGAAGCGCTGCAAGTTCTGCTACTTCCGCGTCTTCACCGACAAGAACGCCTCGGAGATCGAGCGATACCTATCGGCCGTTGAACGCGAGGCGGCCATGCTGGCCGATCAGCCGGCGGTTCAGGGGCGCCGCCCGAAGCTGGTCTACTTCGGCGGTGGCACTCCATCCTTCATCAGCAGCAAGCATCTCCGTCAACTCACCGAAGGGCTGAGGCGTCGATTCGACTGGTCGGAGGTCGAAGAGTTCGCCTTCGAATGCGAGCCCGGGACGCTGACCCAGCAGAAACTGGAGACCATCCGGGACGTCGGGGTGACCCGTCTTAGCCTCGGCGTGGAGAATTTCGACGATCGGATCCTTGAGGAGAATGGCCGGGCTCACGTGACGAAGGAGATCTATAAGGTCTTGCCGTGGATCCGGGCCCTCGATTTCCCACAGCTGAATATCGACCTGATCGCAGGGATGGTGGGCGAGACCTGGGAGACGTGGCGTGTCTCCGTCGCCAAGGCGATCGAGATGTCTCCGGACAGCGTCACGGTCTATCAGATGGAGTTGCCTTACAACACCGTCTACTCGAAGACCATCCTTGACGGCGCACCGACACCGATCGCCAACTGGGAGACCAAGCGCGAGTGGCACGACTACGCGTTCGAGCAGTTGGCCGCGGCCGGCTACCAGATCTCCAGCGCCTACACCATGGTCAAGAGCGATCGTTCCGCCGGTTTCCTCTACCGCGACGCGCTGTGGCACGGAGACGACCTGATAAGCCTGGGTGTCTCGTCGTTTGGACATCTGTCGGGGGTTCACTATCAGAATCAGGCCGCCTGGACGCCTTATCTCGATGCCGTCGAGGGGGGGGCGTTACCGATCTCGAGAACCTACGTCACCAATGATGACGAACGCTTCACGCGTGAGTGGATCCTGCAGATGAAGTTGGGCCACCTGGAGACCGCCTACTTCAAGAAGAAGTTCGGCCAGGATCCTCTCGAGCGATTCGCGACACCCCTCCGGGATCTGGAGCAGAAGGGCCTGCTCAAGATCGCAGACGGGGTCGTGACCCTCAGTCGCGAGGGCTTGCTGAAAGTCGACTTGCTTCTTCCAAATTTCTACGACGAGCGTTTTCAGAATGCGCGGTACACCTGATATGCAGAGAGATGTCATCGTCATCGGTGCGGGCCCGGCCGGCAGCACCGCGGCGACGTTAACGGCCAAGCACGGTCACGATGTCATGCTGCTCGAGCGCGATACGTTCCCGCGCTTTCGCATCGGCGAGTCGCTGATGCCCGCCACGTACTGGACCCTCGATCGCCTTGGTATACAGGACAAACTGCACTGCGATATGTTTCAGGAGAAACACAGCGTTCAGTTCTTTAACGGCGCGGGTCGTGGCGCGGCGCCGTTTTACTTCGCAGAATTCGATGATCACCCCAGCTCGCAGACGTGGCAGGTCGAGCGCGCCAAGTTCGACAAGCTACTTCTTGATCACGCAGCCGACTGTGGCGTCGATGTGCATCAGAAAGCCAACGTCAAGGAGATCTTGTTCGATGGCGACACGGTGATCGGTGTTGACGTGGAGTTCGGTGACGGGCGGCGAGAGAAGATTCATTCGAAAGTCGTCGTCGATGCCTCCGGCCAGAGCTCCATGTTGGCGCGGAAGTTCGGTCTCCGTCGATACGATTCCAAGTTGCGTCATGCCGCGGTATTCACTCGCTTCAAGGGCGCTCAACGCGGAGAAGGGCGCGATGAGGGTGCAACGGTCATCCTGCAGACCACCGACAACTACTCGTGGTTCTGGTACATCCCGTTGCCCGACAACATTGTCAGCGTTGGTGTCGTCGGCCCGATTGACCGCCTGGTGAGTAACCGAAAGGGGAGTCCGCAGGAGATCTTCGATGCGGAGCGGGACGCGTGTCCGGGACTGCAGGAGCGAATCGCGAGTGCAACCCAGATGGATGACGTCAAGGTGTTGCGTGACTTCTCCTATGTCTCGAGCCGGATTGCAGGCGACGGCTGGGTTCTGGCGGGGGATGCTTTCGGGTTCCTGGATCCGATCTACTCCACCGGTGTGTTCCTGGCCTTCAAGGGCGCTGAGATGGCGGCAGACTCGATCCACGAATCACTCGAGAGCGGCGATCTGAGTGGGAACTCCCTCGGACGGCACGGCGCTACGTTTCTCGACGGCATGGAGAAGATGCGGAAACTGGTCTATGCCTACTACGACAAGGACTTCCACATCCCGTCGTTCCTCAAGCAG
Encoded here:
- a CDS encoding coproporphyrinogen III oxidase family protein yields the protein MANQEPATSVGKEAKTTEVGSVFVSNYPPYSFWSAEADTTIQDVLDRAPAPDAQLGLYIHIPFCRKRCKFCYFRVFTDKNASEIERYLSAVEREAAMLADQPAVQGRRPKLVYFGGGTPSFISSKHLRQLTEGLRRRFDWSEVEEFAFECEPGTLTQQKLETIRDVGVTRLSLGVENFDDRILEENGRAHVTKEIYKVLPWIRALDFPQLNIDLIAGMVGETWETWRVSVAKAIEMSPDSVTVYQMELPYNTVYSKTILDGAPTPIANWETKREWHDYAFEQLAAAGYQISSAYTMVKSDRSAGFLYRDALWHGDDLISLGVSSFGHLSGVHYQNQAAWTPYLDAVEGGALPISRTYVTNDDERFTREWILQMKLGHLETAYFKKKFGQDPLERFATPLRDLEQKGLLKIADGVVTLSREGLLKVDLLLPNFYDERFQNARYT
- a CDS encoding tryptophan 7-halogenase, which translates into the protein MRGTPDMQRDVIVIGAGPAGSTAATLTAKHGHDVMLLERDTFPRFRIGESLMPATYWTLDRLGIQDKLHCDMFQEKHSVQFFNGAGRGAAPFYFAEFDDHPSSQTWQVERAKFDKLLLDHAADCGVDVHQKANVKEILFDGDTVIGVDVEFGDGRREKIHSKVVVDASGQSSMLARKFGLRRYDSKLRHAAVFTRFKGAQRGEGRDEGATVILQTTDNYSWFWYIPLPDNIVSVGVVGPIDRLVSNRKGSPQEIFDAERDACPGLQERIASATQMDDVKVLRDFSYVSSRIAGDGWVLAGDAFGFLDPIYSTGVFLAFKGAEMAADSIHESLESGDLSGNSLGRHGATFLDGMEKMRKLVYAYYDKDFHIPSFLKQHPECREPLVDLLVGNVFRRPTDHLFEALGRFCTLPEQRTLDGTPSST